The nucleotide window ATCATAATGTTTATATCATAACCTGTACGAATGTTCATATTAAAtcgttttatgatatttttaattcagTTCATCGAAAATAACCAATTATGATAAACACTTAATGCTTCAAAATGTTAAGGAAACACAATTGAATTGTTAATGTATtcaaggaaacaaaattcaaaaaattgaaatactTACCTTAAACGATCGGGAATATTTCTGAAATATATTTTGTGTGACCAAGAGTAATTTTTCTTACCTATTTCACGTCCAGGCATCACGCAATTTATAAAACAGGCAAGTGGTATATACGGTATTAATTTTCCATCATTAATATCGGTTTCAGAAATAGACTTTGGCGTGGTGAGGAATTACAGACATAGTATTATGTGTTTTACAGTGTTGGCAAATTAATTGGGGACAAAGTAATCTATTGtatttattgtatatacaatagATTATGAAATGctgatattatatgtatattttgctaatatttttcatattttataataagaCCGACTTAAGAAGGTTACTAACATTGATGGGTTTTCCAAAATTGTCTTTGACCCCACTGGTGTTCCAGAAATTGATGTTTTACGATTGAGGTAATACATGCATTCacatattttgttaaataatgtttttaatttctCAAGATGATCTCTTTGCTATTGCTCATAATAGGATTGCAAACGAAGACTTCTGAAGGCATTATTGACAACAGTTATTTTgtctctattttttattttcttttgttttcttatacattgttccttttatattttattagactattgcttatgtttcatttaatattatatttataatttacccgcatgcaaataaatatacaatttaattttaaagtccatcgcatataaatttatattgacatACTAAAATTCTTAGCTATAATCCGTACtttcttacatatatttttcttactatgactttaacttttattatgtctacatattaaaagttataatactttaaaaaatttctcgctccgcgcagggcgcgggttatcacctagtatTTTTATACATGGTAATCTCTTCCTACGTATTGGTATGATTCTAAAGAAACATGTCATATGCATTTATCGGTAGATTTCTTCATTCTCGAGCAACCTCAACAACTTGTTCCCAAATGTTTTGTCCGTGGTAAAGTCCCACAAGAGAAGCAAGAGCGTTCTCAAGTCCATAGCAACAAACCCGTGAATCCTTATCCTCTTAAACAATATTGTGTTTGTTTTTAGTTCTTAAGAATATAGACATGATACTAACCAAGTAGTCTAGTCTAGTAGGAAAGAGGAGCATAGACATACTAACGTCAAGTCTGGATGTAATGGGTGTTTTAATTGTCGTATACTCGTCCCATTTAACCACTGCTCAAACAAAAATACTTTTGGTAAAAGCTGAATCATCAAGAATCTATCACCTTAGACACTCCAAAACCAAGAAGAGGTTGCAAAAAACATCAACAACAAGTGATAGTTAAAACTATGTGTGCAGTGTGCTTGTGTGTATCTATATGTACTCTATGGATTGGTGTTACCTTGTCAGAGACGTAGCATTCAAAAGTGCCATAGACAAATTAAGGATTTGGTTCTCTCATGAGAATCCCATGTAAGGGTCACAAGACAAGTATATATTCTTCACCAGAATAGCTGATGATCCGCGCTTAACCTTAAGTTCCACGGTATTGGAAACCATCAGTAGACTAGACTCTTCAAGGGAATCTTGATAAAATAAAGGGGAGTATAACTGTGTGTATTATTCACCATAATTACAAGTTATTTATATAAGAACAAGATACTTAATCTTTTGTAAGATAAGATTGTGAATGATGTGACTGAGAAAGATATGATTAATATCCCATTATTTCCTGAGATTTTGTTAATAACCCCCTACACTACTAAGGTGATATGGATATGTGAATTTCATGATCACAAAGTGAGCACATGTGTCAGGCACATGTTAAGAATGGACAGAATTGGTCAACGAATTCTTTAGAATATTGACTTTGAtcttgaaagagaaaaaaattcagatCGCCTTCAGTTTGAATTCACTATAATTTTCACAAAGATTGCAGTCTTGTATCCAAACAAAAGAGGTGTTGGGTTTCAGCTAAACTTGCCATATTGTGTGACACATGTTGTGGTCAACATGAGAGAAGTTGGTCAATATCCCTCCAATCGAAACACCTCGCTTTGATTCTTGAATCATCTTTTTAGATCCTTGTAAGCATTGTTTTGTTGGAGTtagataataattaaaaaaaaactgaacttgAACCACACAAAATCAGTATCAACTATTTATTAGGATAAATGCAATGAACCCAGTGACAACTTCATGTTTTTGTCCTAATCATTCGtgtaattaagttttttttctcaACTTCTGATTCTTATCTAATTAATGCTTGACAATATAAAAAGTATACCGTATTCTTGTCTTTATCGTGAAAAAAATAACACACTCTTTTCCCTATGATACTCTGAACctaatcatatttattttgaatagcAAATTAGGACAATCCTTCAACAAGTTTCCGTTAAATTGTTTCATGATATCATCACTCATGAAAACGACCAATATCTCTATTAGACCAACCATTATGTTCAGGAGCTATTAAACTACATATGCCTGTCGTGGAGAGACGTACGATCTTTAGTTTACAAATAACTTGGGTTTATTTTGCACCAAATGAAAACACAATTCGtagtaaataaagaaaataaacaaaagagggGATTAGAGAGTCGTACGAGGAAAGTGATTAGGCAAGTTGGTTTGGTCGAGAGTGAGGCTCGAGAGATAATGCATTGAATCAAAGAGAATTAGCCACGTGACATCTCACCGTCTTTCTCCTTAAAAACCAACCAAATTATATTACAATTTTTCTCCATATTACTACTTTTATCTTATTTATGGAAGAGTATTGGTTAGTTCAAAGGATGTGATGAAACTGAGCATATGGACATTGTTATTGATATTATAATATTGCATTAAGTGTGTAAGAATTAGACCAAAACATATGTCTATGCATATGTACTGTCGAAGACTACATGCATATACACTACAAAGAAATAAATGGTTACATATATAATACCTCTtgtgttttaaatttaattatttttttatagatcATACTTATGATAAATTGATTATAATTAGCTTATCTTTACGCTAacgtaaagtttttttttttttgtcaacactaacgtaaatattttatttgttgcaAGGAAACCAATAAATTGAGAAGTAAGAAATAAAGGGGAATATTAAAACATGACGGACTTATTAAGAAGAACAGAGGGAATATGTgatatacttttatttatttcacgAACTTTTTGTTGCAGGTCCACTAGACATCGATCTAAAGGTGCGGTGTTCAAGGCAATAATCATGCATGGGTTGCCATATATACACATCTATATCTCACTTTCCACCATATAATAATCGTTTTGTCTTTCAAAAACGAGTTATATAActaaaacatacatatatagaGATGTTTAATCGTAATATATTAAATCGACGAACcaataaaatgattatttttaagACAATTGAGCAAAGACAGGGTTGgtgattttatttaattaataaccGAGGTTAAAACCGTACCATGGTGATTCATACTAGTAGATCTTGGTTATTTGTTTGCGTTTAGtgtacgttttttttttaaaaaccctAGTTTAAGCATTTTAGAATTTGTTAATTGTAAAGGAAAATTGTGACAACCCATCCTCTCACTAGGAACCTAGgttcacagcgctgcagcgcaccgaccccaacccctccATTATGAGTCCTCTCtgactccataattaggttgttggtgagacTCGAACCCAGAtcctcaccctttaacaacaCTCCTCCAAGATGAGTTATCACCAGTTGAACCTAGTGAGAGGATGGGTTGTCACATAAAAACTTATAACGCCCCGACCCGCTCaaggctaatgggccacccacgctcgatctctcggcccgtgggccccatcccaTCCGACGGTCAGTCTGTTAATTTTTCCAAAGgttcgaaatcattgtttactgaccctgcaatcaccacccgaccttttcccatgctttggcctcactcgcacgctatcgcgaatcacttcccgataggtcacccatccttccactactctagctcaagcacgcttaattctagagttctttcaggatgtgttccggaaaaggtaaatcaactttggtgacataggtagccaaatcaattctcttaagcatttttcacatatcacaactcgggatgttacaaaaATGCCAAAAcacaaatgattaaaaaaataacgtGGGCATGATTAAACACATATTGAAAATAATAGTTCGTCGTTTTCTAATATCGATGAGAATTAGTAGTTTGTTTATGTTGGAGAGATCCGTCTTCTCTCATTTTTTTGGTCAATGAGGAGATCCATCTTCACATCCCTAAATATACGATTTTCATATCTATTGAATAGGCCTAGAAACTATGGCAGATCTTTCGGTATAACTTCGATTTTAGTTAATTTCGGGTATCCGGTCATGCAAAATACTTTTCTACTATGTCAGAGTTTTATATCTGAAGTTTAGTACGTAGCATTGTTGATTTGACCTAATTAAAGTCGTGTTGCCTAATTTATTTGAATTAATGTGGATAATTAGTGTTGTTTATTGTAATCTATCAATTCCCCTAACCCTACTCGCTGAGTTATATATATTCAGTGtccagaaacaaaacaaaaaatattacatgAAGTTGTTTCTGAAAGCTCTCCCATGTTTCTCAATTCATTGAACCATGTATATGTAAACAATATATACATTAAGAAAATGATTCTGATTTCTGCACTTATATACTGACTTTCTTAATGAACATGTTAGTCACTATCAAATTCTAGAAAGAAAATTGCGTAGAGGAAGAATAATAAGAAGGCAAAGGAAAgctcataataaataaataatattttacagaCGATTATTTAAACTAAGATTGATTTAATTAGCTAAATTGAAAAACAATTAATGAGACTTGCAAGCCAAATTAACAAGAATTAAGTTGAGCCAACCCCAAACCGGTCTTGACTATTGATAACTTAACTTCATAAAAAATGAGACTTCAATTTTTGGCCCAACATTTCCCACTAGAGCAAATACATTAACCATATGATGTGCCTTGAGAAGAGCAACACTATGGGTCCTGATCGATTCATCAACATAGACAAAATTATTGGTAGGTATGATCATCAAAGTAATCTCCTCAAAAcgcattattttaatattataaatatatatatatatatatgtgtgtgtgtatatctATTTATACATTGACATTTTTAGTTAAgacttataaaaataaatgttccAAAGCAACTAAAAATTGCGTTAAAAACTATATGAGAGGTAACatgatcatttttaaaatttcacataTGACTGATCCCAAAGAAATGTTTTTGATTACACTAGTTTTTATTTGcagataataaaaataaaactcaaaTTTTCCATATAAATTCCATGTCAGCTCATGAAGAAAGATTCTAGCTTACGTCATGTCCATGCTAAAAAGTTAGTCCAGGGGAGATGAACCATGTGATTGTGGAGGAAGACTAGGCCACACGGTGTTTCTTTTGTTTACtaaaaattctcaaaacaaaatcaaaattcaaATCTTCCAAAATCAGCAACTTGCCTCTCTCATTTGTCAGCtcctttataaaaaaaagtttcctCTTTTATTCTTTTCAACATTTCAGAAAATCCCTAAATTCACTGAACCCCTCCCCATACTTTTTGATCCTGTCCAAGTCCTCTCTTATTAATAACCCCAAAAGATTGTTCCTTTCAAGTCTCATTTTTCATACACaagtcatcttcttcttgttttggaACACACaagtcatcttcttcttgcGTACAGGATCTGGCTTTAAGGGCTTAAAGGTAATTCGTTTTCTCCAAAAAAACGAAGAAAGATTGTTTGAGAGGTTACTTAATTCGATTGTGTTGTATCTATGATTCCTCTCCATAACCAGTTTACTAATCAAACATCCACGTTTCATTGCTGCAGCTTAGATTAGCCATCACTGAGTCAACTCGTTCAGAAACTCGGACGTCTCCGCATTCTCATTGCTTCGATCAAGCTGCATTGGTCAGAATGATTCGCAAAACCCCAAATTTACAAAACGACATCATAAACATCCACGAGCGTTACTCAAACAACCTTGTCATGGACGTCGGAGGAGGAAGAAACAGCCGGAAAAACGTAAACTTTCGCCGTCCACCACCGGCAATGACGTCAGAGAACAGCAAGCATGAGTTGCGACGGACCTTCTCGTCGCAGAAAAGGTTGATGATCCCGGCGAACTACTTCAGTTTGGAGTCTTTGGTTATACTGGTCGGTCTAACGGCGTCACTGTTGATACTTCCGTTAGTTCTGCCGCCGTTACCTCCGCCTCCGTTTATGCTGCTATTGGTTCCGATTGGGATTATGGTTTTACTCATTATTCTTGCCTTcatgccttcttcttcttctagggCCAAAGATGTAACTCGCACTTTTATGTAAATCTGTTATTATTGTATTTATAAAGTCTACGAACATTATTACACACACTAGTTCATGTTAGAACTAGAAGAAACcgttttaactttttaactGAAAATGGCGGTAAGGAAACATCACATCCTTGGAGCTCTCTCACAGCTTCCACAAGCCCCCGGTCCCATTCACATCCTCAAAAAGCTGATTCTGATCACTAGTGTCCAGGGAGAAACGATCTTTTAGATCCAAAGGAATGGATTCATGAACTTGCTATACTGTCTCAAGATAGAACAAGACGAGCTCCAAACCAACGCCTAGTCGAAGCTCCAGAGCATTGATAAAGCTCTTCCCAAAATTTCtcaacaaattaaaattaaaatttcaaagtaaataaaattaaaactaatcaCAACGTGACAAGTAAGCAAATAAGCTCTTTCCATTTGTTTTGCATCTCTCAAAGAagatacttttttattttctttcttcattttttctgttttttcaattttttaaaattttttgaatGGGAAGAGCTTTGGTGAGACACCACCAATGCTCATGCTCTCAGATGTTGAGCATATATTCAGGCCGATCAAAGCCCACGAAAGCCCAGTTCAAAAGAACCGTCGAGGTGATCAAATGATTTAAGTCAAAGATCGTATCCAACATAAGAGTTTCAGTAATTAATTCGTATTTTTATGATTTAAGCTTCGCATTTTCAGTAATTTATGATCCTGTCAAAGTAATTAATCTACTAAGATCGAATCTTATTAACCCAATCAACACACAAGgcatcttctatttttctaataGACCTCCGCGTCACTCATCTCCCTCGACGATCTCCCAACTCATCTCTCTCTGTTCATCGATCTCGCTCTCTTTCGGAATCAAACCATGGATGAAGAGTACGAGGTCATTGTTCTCGGTACCGGTCTCAAGGAGTGCATCCTCAGCGGTCTCCTCTCCGTCGATGGTGTCAAGGTCTCGATCCTCTTTCCCTCGATTCGTATTTCCTCTTATCTGTTCACGGAGCTTTCGATTCACGATCTGGATTTCAATTTTGACTTTTACTTGGATCGGATCTCAGTCAGATTAGATCTCCGATTTTACGATTTTGAGCTTTCATTTTCGATCGTAATAATGTGTATGAGATGTGATGAAAAGTGATTAGCAAGAGACTGATCGTGTTGTTTTGTTGATATTATGAGTAGGTGCTTCACATGGACAGGAATGATTACTATGGTGGAGAATCAACTTCGCTTAATCTCAATCAGGTTCGTTTTTCTCAATTTTCATTAGAGGTTTTGTTAACGAATGTGAGAAGATAATGAGTAAACATATAATAAACACTGTAAAATAAAAGTTCACCAAATTTGCTACATCCACATGTGAAGAAAAGAGATCTTATTAAGGCAGTTTACAGATTACATTAgagttatatttatgtataagagTATCCTTGGCTAACTAATGCTAGCCAGTTATATAACCTATGAAGCCATATCAACAGGTTTTTTTTGGTAGTTTGCTAGCAGTTGcttatatctatttattttatttttttccatatgTAGCTGTGGAAGAAGTTCAGGAGAGAAGAGAAGGCTCCTGAGCATCTAGGTGCTAGCAGGGATTACAATGTTGACATGATGCCTAAGGTATTGTTCTTGGTGCCTTTCATTTTCTTTCGTGCTGATTAAATTATATTAGTGACTCTCACACTAACGTTTGTCTTTCAATGTGATGGACCAGTTTATGATGGGAAATGGCAAGCTTGTTCGTACCCTTATTCACACTGACGTTACAAAGTATTTGTCTTTCAAAGCTGTTGATGGAAGCTATGTCTTCGTTAAAGGGAAGGTACAAGCTTTTCATTGATACATATTGGCTGCAGGTTTTTACGGAAGTCATTTTGCTG belongs to Brassica rapa cultivar Chiifu-401-42 chromosome A07, CAAS_Brap_v3.01, whole genome shotgun sequence and includes:
- the LOC103830235 gene encoding protein AUXIN-REGULATED GENE INVOLVED IN ORGAN SIZE, yielding MIRKTPNLQNDIINIHERYSNNLVMDVGGGRNSRKNVNFRRPPPAMTSENSKHELRRTFSSQKRLMIPANYFSLESLVILVGLTASLLILPLVLPPLPPPPFMLLLVPIGIMVLLIILAFMPSSSSRAKDVTRTFM